The proteins below are encoded in one region of Shewanella putrefaciens:
- a CDS encoding Dam family site-specific DNA-(adenine-N6)-methyltransferase, whose amino-acid sequence MIKKHRAFLKWAGGKFKLVDELANYLPAGDRLVEPFVGAGSVFLNTDYPSYLLCDINEDLIELYKIVKERPAEYIDAAKKLFVDEMNQKEAYYRVRSDFNKCRDPFQRAVYFLYLNRHGFNGLCRYNRKGGFNVPFGSYKKPYFPEKEIWAFSEKAQNAEFKCIGYEQAFEQTRTGDVIYCDPPYAPLSTTASFTTYVGAGFSLDDQALLARHSRHTALERGIPVLISNHDIPLTRELYRGAHLAKIQVQRNISQNGNGRNKVDELMALYDENYDLQDE is encoded by the coding sequence ATGATAAAAAAACATAGAGCCTTCCTTAAATGGGCTGGTGGAAAATTTAAACTGGTGGATGAGTTGGCAAACTACTTACCCGCAGGCGACCGTTTGGTTGAGCCGTTTGTGGGCGCGGGTTCCGTATTCTTAAATACCGACTATCCCAGCTATTTGCTCTGCGATATCAATGAAGATCTGATTGAACTGTACAAAATAGTGAAGGAAAGGCCTGCCGAGTATATCGACGCGGCTAAAAAGCTATTCGTCGATGAAATGAACCAAAAGGAAGCCTACTACCGGGTACGTAGCGACTTTAACAAATGTCGCGATCCTTTCCAGCGTGCTGTGTATTTCCTGTATTTAAACCGTCATGGTTTTAATGGCTTATGCCGTTATAACCGCAAGGGTGGTTTCAATGTGCCCTTCGGTTCATACAAAAAACCTTACTTTCCTGAGAAGGAAATTTGGGCCTTTTCAGAAAAAGCACAAAATGCAGAATTTAAGTGTATTGGTTACGAGCAAGCATTTGAGCAGACTCGTACTGGCGATGTTATTTATTGTGATCCCCCCTATGCGCCATTATCGACAACCGCCAGCTTTACGACCTATGTCGGTGCGGGTTTTAGTTTAGATGATCAGGCCTTACTCGCTCGCCATTCCCGCCATACGGCGCTGGAGCGCGGCATCCCTGTGCTGATCAGTAACCATGATATCCCCTTAACGCGGGAGTTATATCGTGGCGCCCACCTCGCAAAGATCCAAGTGCAACGTAATATCAGCCAAAATGGCAATGGCCGCAATAAAGTGGATGAGCTAATGGCCTTGTACGATGAAAACTATGATCTGCAGGATGAATGA
- a CDS encoding DUF2970 domain-containing protein yields MFGRIWQVFYSTLAAFFGVQSSENRQKDFQTHSPLPYIIMGIMLAITLVVSLILLVSQILS; encoded by the coding sequence ATGTTTGGCCGCATCTGGCAGGTTTTCTACAGCACCTTAGCCGCTTTTTTCGGGGTGCAATCCAGTGAGAATCGCCAAAAGGATTTCCAAACTCATTCGCCACTCCCCTATATCATTATGGGGATTATGTTAGCGATAACCTTAGTCGTCAGTTTGATATTACTTGTTAGTCAGATACTTAGCTAA
- the rpe gene encoding ribulose-phosphate 3-epimerase, translated as MRPFLIAPSILSADFARLGDDVKAVLDAGADVVHFDVMDNHYVPNLTIGPMVCKALRDYGITADIDVHLMVKPVDRIVPDFAKAGASIITFHPEASEHVDRTLQLIKESGCKAGLVFNPATPLHYLDHVMDKLDVILLMSVNPGFGGQSFIPSTLDKLRQVRARIDASGFDIRLEVDGGVKVDNIAEIAAAGADMFVAGSAIFGKPDYKAVVDEMRAELAKVGA; from the coding sequence ATGCGTCCATTCTTAATTGCTCCATCAATTTTATCCGCCGATTTTGCCCGTTTAGGGGATGACGTTAAAGCCGTGTTAGATGCGGGCGCTGACGTAGTGCATTTTGATGTGATGGATAATCACTATGTGCCTAACCTGACGATTGGCCCTATGGTATGTAAAGCCCTGCGTGATTATGGCATCACCGCCGATATCGATGTGCATCTGATGGTGAAACCGGTCGACCGTATCGTGCCTGATTTTGCTAAAGCCGGCGCGTCTATTATTACCTTCCACCCTGAAGCCTCAGAGCATGTTGATCGCACACTGCAGCTGATCAAAGAATCAGGCTGTAAGGCGGGCTTAGTCTTTAACCCTGCGACTCCGCTGCATTATCTTGACCATGTGATGGATAAACTCGATGTGATCCTCTTGATGTCAGTGAATCCTGGCTTTGGTGGTCAATCTTTTATTCCTTCAACTTTAGATAAGCTGCGCCAAGTACGTGCGCGTATCGATGCCAGTGGTTTCGACATTCGTTTAGAAGTCGATGGTGGCGTTAAGGTCGATAATATCGCTGAAATCGCGGCGGCGGGTGCGGATATGTTTGTCGCGGGTTCGGCCATTTTCGGCAAGCCAGATTACAAAGCCGTAGTGGATGAAATGCGTGCCGAACTGGCTAAAGTTGGGGCTTAG
- a CDS encoding phosphoglycolate phosphatase, with product MWEQIKAIAFDLDGTLIDSVPDLTVATQEALAELGLATCSETQVRTWVGNGAEMLMRRAMTNALGAEVEQAALDAAMPVFMHHYQENLEKHSALYSDVHQVLQTLFDAGFKLAVVTNKPYRFTLPLLEAFNINGFFSLVLGGDSLAKMKPDPLPLQHLLKEWQLDKAELLMVGDSKNDILAAKAAGVASIGLTYGYNYGEDIGLAGPDAVCEQFNDILNWINPTKR from the coding sequence ATGTGGGAGCAGATTAAAGCCATCGCATTTGATCTCGATGGCACCCTTATCGATAGCGTACCCGATCTTACCGTTGCTACCCAGGAAGCTTTAGCCGAATTAGGCTTGGCAACTTGCTCAGAGACCCAAGTGCGCACTTGGGTTGGTAACGGCGCCGAGATGTTGATGCGCCGCGCCATGACCAATGCACTCGGTGCCGAGGTCGAGCAGGCGGCACTCGATGCGGCTATGCCAGTTTTTATGCATCATTATCAAGAGAACCTTGAGAAACACAGTGCGCTGTATAGCGACGTCCATCAAGTGCTGCAAACCTTGTTTGATGCAGGCTTTAAGCTGGCCGTTGTCACCAATAAACCCTACCGCTTCACGTTACCTTTGCTCGAGGCCTTTAACATAAATGGCTTTTTCAGCTTAGTATTAGGCGGTGATTCTCTTGCGAAGATGAAGCCTGATCCTTTACCGCTGCAGCATCTGCTGAAGGAATGGCAGTTAGATAAAGCCGAGTTATTGATGGTTGGCGACTCTAAAAATGACATTTTAGCGGCGAAAGCGGCAGGTGTTGCATCAATCGGCTTGACCTATGGCTACAACTACGGTGAAGATATTGGGCTCGCTGGCCCAGATGCCGTCTGCGAGCAATTTAACGATATTTTGAACTGGATAAATCCAACAAAGCGTTAA
- the trpS gene encoding tryptophan--tRNA ligase — protein MTKPIVLSGAQPSGELTIGNYMGALRQWVAMQDSHDCLYCVVDLHAITVRQDPKALREACLDTLALYLACGVDPKKSTVFIQSQVPQHTQLGWALNCYTQMGELSRMTQFKDKSQKHANNINVGLFGYPVLMAADILLYQANEIPVGQDQKQHLELTRDIATRFNNAYGDTFTIPEPFIPEHGAKVMSLQEPLKKMSKSDENRNNVIGLLEDPKSVLKKLKKAMTDSDEPPVVRFDFDNKPGVSNLLSLMSGVTGQSIASLEAEFEGKMYGHLKVAAGEAVVGMLEPLQERYRAIRADRAYLDQVMKAGAENAQARAEVTLKKVYEKIGLLV, from the coding sequence ATGACCAAACCCATAGTACTCAGCGGTGCACAGCCGTCCGGCGAATTAACCATAGGTAACTACATGGGTGCATTGCGTCAATGGGTTGCGATGCAAGATAGCCACGACTGCCTCTATTGTGTGGTCGACTTGCATGCCATTACCGTGCGCCAAGATCCTAAGGCGCTACGCGAAGCCTGTTTAGATACTTTAGCCCTGTATTTGGCCTGTGGCGTCGATCCTAAAAAGAGTACAGTGTTTATCCAGTCACAGGTGCCGCAGCACACCCAATTAGGCTGGGCATTAAACTGCTACACCCAAATGGGCGAGTTGAGCCGCATGACTCAGTTTAAGGATAAGTCACAAAAGCACGCTAACAACATCAACGTGGGTCTGTTTGGTTACCCTGTGCTGATGGCGGCGGATATTCTGCTGTATCAAGCGAACGAAATCCCAGTTGGCCAAGATCAGAAGCAACACCTTGAGTTAACACGTGATATCGCGACTCGCTTTAACAATGCCTATGGCGATACTTTCACTATTCCTGAGCCGTTTATTCCCGAACATGGCGCTAAGGTGATGTCGCTGCAGGAGCCGCTGAAGAAGATGTCTAAGTCGGACGAAAATCGTAACAACGTTATCGGCCTGCTAGAAGATCCCAAATCCGTGCTGAAAAAGCTGAAAAAAGCCATGACAGATAGCGATGAGCCGCCAGTCGTGCGTTTCGATTTTGACAATAAGCCGGGCGTTTCTAACCTGCTGAGCCTAATGTCGGGCGTGACGGGTCAAAGCATCGCCAGCCTAGAAGCCGAGTTCGAAGGCAAGATGTACGGCCATTTAAAGGTTGCAGCCGGTGAAGCGGTTGTGGGCATGTTAGAGCCACTGCAAGAGCGTTACCGCGCAATTCGTGCCGATCGCGCTTACTTAGATCAAGTGATGAAAGCGGGCGCCGAGAATGCACAGGCACGCGCCGAAGTGACGCTGAAGAAAGTCTACGAGAAGATAGGTTTATTAGTCTAA
- a CDS encoding LysR substrate-binding domain-containing protein — MRKLPPLRALQVFEAAARQAHFSKAADELCITQSAVSHQVRVLEEYFAEQLFDRQGRKLQLTPKGQSLFIELERIFNELGDLNLKLRDTPNQQLCLAVYSSFAVKWLIPRLTDFRRQYPSVKIRLEMITQDPDLSTSSADIFIASKLNLRGYWQQLLHKERLIPVCSPTLYPKWRDISLDNFQQQALLVVDEGPLGLDWRKWSSAHTIPLNNEQQHIFSHIVMAIEAAIAGQGVALAPDFMVAGDIATGRLVAVNLPDVHTGFEFTFFCKQRRLSEPAIAAFSSWLKSQAQA; from the coding sequence ATGAGAAAACTTCCTCCATTACGCGCACTACAGGTCTTTGAGGCCGCCGCGAGACAAGCCCACTTCTCTAAAGCGGCGGATGAACTGTGCATCACCCAAAGCGCGGTATCCCACCAAGTGCGGGTACTGGAAGAATATTTTGCGGAACAACTCTTTGACCGACAAGGCCGTAAGCTACAACTCACCCCAAAGGGCCAGAGTTTATTTATTGAGTTAGAACGCATTTTCAATGAATTAGGCGATCTCAACCTTAAGCTGCGTGATACGCCCAACCAGCAACTCTGTTTAGCCGTATATAGCTCATTTGCGGTTAAGTGGTTGATACCGCGCCTAACCGATTTTCGTCGCCAATATCCGAGTGTTAAAATCCGCCTCGAAATGATCACCCAAGATCCCGACTTAAGCACTAGCTCCGCGGATATCTTTATCGCCAGCAAGCTGAATCTACGGGGATATTGGCAACAATTGCTGCATAAGGAGCGTTTAATCCCCGTCTGTAGTCCCACTCTTTATCCTAAATGGCGTGACATCAGCCTAGATAATTTTCAGCAGCAAGCTTTACTGGTTGTGGATGAAGGGCCGCTCGGACTCGACTGGCGCAAGTGGTCATCGGCCCATACGATTCCGCTCAATAATGAGCAGCAACATATATTTAGCCACATAGTGATGGCGATTGAAGCCGCGATTGCGGGCCAAGGTGTCGCACTCGCTCCCGATTTTATGGTGGCGGGAGATATTGCAACCGGACGACTGGTTGCAGTGAATCTACCCGATGTGCATACAGGGTTTGAATTTACCTTCTTCTGTAAACAACGCCGCCTATCGGAACCTGCGATTGCCGCCTTCTCCTCTTGGCTAAAATCCCAGGCCCAAGCCTAA